A DNA window from Paenibacillus sp. HWE-109 contains the following coding sequences:
- a CDS encoding alpha/beta hydrolase family protein — MNKIEDIVEGYAGCCEVQITDNALKVTVPMIVMYPTDAPEQTDRLGRYSLEVARDAAPLEGKFRLVLISHGTGGSPLVYRSLARHLARSGFIVGLLEHPFNNRNDNSLEGTVQNLTYRPRHLRMAADWFFEDERFKELLQPGGHSVIGHSMGGYTALAAAGGIPTSFPNESPDGKPQQIDVPHDSRIRSLILLAPASVWFHNEGALNNVRLPILMLDAERDPYALPFHAQIIMNGVAEPQMIRYRTVENAGHYSFLTPFPAEMISPAFLPSQDPPGFDRVQFHETLKAEVVDFLLT, encoded by the coding sequence ATGCAGGTTGCTGTGAGGTACAAATTACCGACAACGCATTGAAGGTGACCGTTCCCATGATCGTGATGTATCCGACAGATGCACCGGAACAGACTGATAGGTTAGGGCGGTACTCGTTGGAGGTGGCCAGAGACGCAGCGCCGCTGGAGGGGAAATTTAGACTAGTCCTCATTTCACACGGTACAGGCGGTTCACCGCTTGTGTACCGGTCGCTCGCTCGGCATTTGGCGCGCAGCGGCTTTATCGTTGGCCTTCTCGAACATCCATTTAATAACCGCAATGATAATAGTTTGGAAGGTACTGTCCAAAACCTCACCTATCGCCCCCGGCACCTTCGCATGGCAGCCGACTGGTTTTTTGAAGATGAGAGGTTTAAGGAGCTTCTCCAGCCGGGAGGCCATTCGGTCATCGGGCATTCCATGGGGGGCTACACCGCGCTTGCAGCAGCTGGCGGTATCCCGACCTCCTTCCCTAATGAGAGCCCGGATGGGAAGCCGCAGCAGATCGATGTCCCTCATGATTCACGCATCCGGTCCCTGATTTTGCTAGCCCCGGCGTCCGTTTGGTTCCATAATGAGGGAGCATTAAATAACGTTCGGCTCCCCATTCTCATGTTGGATGCCGAGCGAGACCCTTACGCACTTCCTTTTCACGCGCAGATCATCATGAATGGTGTTGCTGAACCGCAAATGATTCGCTATCGGACGGTGGAGAATGCCGGACATTATTCCTTCCTGACTCCTTTCCCAGCTGAGATGATTTCACCAGCCTTCCTCCCCTCGCAAGACCCGCCCGGCTTTGATCGCGTGCAATTTCACGAAACGCTGAAGGCTGAAGTAGTAGATTTTCTGTTGACTTAA
- a CDS encoding GNAT family N-acetyltransferase, with amino-acid sequence MSEIEIRKFTKVDLQKMGKLYQAVTSRDNAVFWWVGEEDNWPNVFIAVEEEQIIAKGQVSIVCTIPLGSPKEHKHYIYFNLKTLPEREADYHLYDLLYERLLNRAYELKETLPNAYRTMMGIGNQSTEKQNNNYFKTKGFVYRKSLYTMRRNLSETIEHPVLTAPYQCMQRNMATEDSVNEYLKVDMEIWPEAPIGHKRLMDNQKNSAWTAFVVREDATLIGSVMAWMDEDEDGIIEDVFVREPWRKQGIAKHLLSQALSYLKENGSTFAELQVETANRSALSLYNSVSFKEVSEEVRYEREL; translated from the coding sequence ATGAGCGAAATCGAAATCCGTAAATTTACAAAAGTCGATTTACAGAAAATGGGTAAGTTATACCAAGCTGTTACGTCTAGAGATAACGCGGTTTTTTGGTGGGTTGGAGAAGAAGATAACTGGCCAAATGTATTCATAGCGGTTGAGGAAGAACAAATTATAGCTAAGGGGCAAGTTAGTATTGTTTGCACTATACCACTAGGAAGCCCAAAAGAACACAAGCACTATATTTATTTCAATTTAAAGACGCTTCCGGAAAGAGAAGCAGACTACCACCTCTATGATCTCCTATATGAGCGTTTGTTAAATAGAGCATATGAGTTGAAAGAAACATTACCGAATGCCTACCGAACGATGATGGGCATAGGTAACCAATCCACTGAAAAGCAAAACAACAACTATTTCAAAACAAAAGGTTTCGTATATAGGAAGAGTTTGTATACGATGCGTAGAAATTTATCCGAGACGATTGAACACCCAGTTCTTACTGCTCCCTATCAATGCATGCAACGGAACATGGCTACGGAGGACAGCGTAAATGAATACTTAAAAGTCGACATGGAGATTTGGCCGGAGGCCCCAATTGGGCACAAAAGGTTAATGGATAATCAGAAGAATTCTGCGTGGACTGCTTTTGTTGTTAGAGAGGATGCCACCTTAATAGGAAGTGTTATGGCTTGGATGGATGAAGATGAAGATGGAATCATTGAAGATGTATTTGTCAGAGAGCCGTGGCGAAAACAAGGTATAGCAAAACATTTGCTGTCTCAGGCGCTTTCATATCTCAAGGAAAATGGTAGTACGTTTGCCGAACTGCAAGTAGAAACAGCAAATAGATCTGCTCTGTCCTTATATAACTCTGTTAGCTTTAAAGAAGTCTCAGAAGAAGTACGTTATGAGCGAGAACTTTAA
- a CDS encoding helix-turn-helix transcriptional regulator: MRKLSRFTEKEETNSLVRCGEIALENNKIKILGEFLKSRRERIKPDHIEIASRYGRRRTPGLRREEVAQLAGVSITWYTWLEQGRVGSVSREVLESVARALQLTSDEQAHLLRLADYGGERNASPSTGKAYPELQNIIDQVNYPAIIANHRTEVLAYNRMATEIITDFHAIPADERVMTQLIFTEPNLRKQLVNWNAFANYTMGVFRIYYDQKAGDHWFESFVKQMCLECGEFKRLWQLHNIQEKKAILYTFDHCVAGRLFFQLNTFSNINGDEDLHCCIFTPIASTGTEEKLAELRQLSY, encoded by the coding sequence TTGAGAAAATTATCTCGTTTTACAGAAAAAGAGGAAACAAATTCCTTAGTTAGGTGTGGTGAAATAGCTTTGGAAAACAATAAGATTAAAATACTTGGAGAGTTTTTAAAATCCCGTCGTGAACGGATTAAACCGGATCATATCGAGATTGCTAGTCGTTACGGAAGAAGAAGAACGCCGGGTTTGCGCAGAGAAGAGGTTGCCCAGCTTGCGGGTGTGAGTATCACCTGGTATACCTGGCTGGAACAGGGCAGAGTTGGTTCTGTTTCAAGGGAAGTCCTAGAGAGCGTCGCCCGAGCATTGCAATTAACTTCTGATGAACAGGCTCATTTGCTTCGATTGGCTGATTACGGAGGGGAGAGGAATGCTAGTCCGAGTACCGGGAAAGCATACCCCGAACTTCAGAACATTATCGACCAAGTGAACTACCCAGCCATTATAGCAAATCATCGAACGGAGGTGCTGGCTTACAATCGGATGGCAACCGAAATTATTACGGATTTCCATGCCATTCCCGCTGATGAACGCGTAATGACGCAATTAATATTTACAGAACCAAATCTGCGTAAGCAGTTGGTAAACTGGAATGCATTTGCAAATTATACCATGGGTGTATTTCGGATTTATTATGACCAAAAGGCCGGCGATCACTGGTTTGAGTCTTTCGTCAAGCAAATGTGCCTCGAATGCGGGGAATTTAAGAGGTTATGGCAATTGCACAATATTCAAGAAAAGAAAGCTATCCTTTACACGTTTGATCATTGTGTTGCTGGGCGATTGTTTTTTCAATTGAATACTTTTTCTAATATTAACGGCGATGAAGACCTTCATTGCTGTATATTTACTCCTATCGCAAGTACCGGTACGGAGGAAAAATTAGCGGAATTGCGACAATTATCCTATTAG
- a CDS encoding quinone oxidoreductase family protein, with product MKAIVIDQPGGPASLKWCEKRDLQPTPGRLTIDVAYAGVGYFEVLMSRGEFMSDFPLPLTPGLEVSGHVRAIGEGVEGFYVGQPVASMTLLDFNGFASVANVRPDLTVPLDQLGADLDLATAAASIVNLTTAYLAIKDVYRMRTGDNVLIHAAVGGLGSFLGQVAKRLGAGKVLGTVGSQEKAKLAASFGYDELFVRSDFVEQTLKATGQKGVHAVFDPVGGSMRKQSLEVLRPLGHLIVVGNASGDQDVSHSFNQIWFSNKQSAGFTLGGYAESNPAETGKAAREALGMLARKEIRAEIHGVYPLEKAAEALALLEQKNTVGKLVLQV from the coding sequence ATGAAAGCCATTGTAATCGATCAACCAGGAGGACCGGCAAGCTTAAAATGGTGCGAAAAGAGGGATCTGCAGCCGACCCCAGGCAGGCTTACCATTGATGTTGCATATGCCGGAGTTGGTTATTTTGAAGTGCTGATGAGCCGTGGTGAATTTATGTCCGATTTTCCGTTGCCGCTTACTCCTGGTTTAGAAGTGTCAGGACACGTACGTGCCATTGGGGAAGGCGTAGAGGGATTCTACGTCGGTCAACCCGTAGCCTCTATGACGCTGCTTGATTTTAACGGGTTTGCATCTGTCGCGAACGTTCGGCCAGATTTGACGGTTCCGTTGGATCAATTAGGGGCAGATCTTGACTTGGCGACAGCGGCAGCTTCTATTGTAAATCTGACGACGGCTTACCTGGCCATTAAAGATGTGTATAGAATGAGAACAGGCGACAACGTACTTATTCATGCAGCCGTAGGCGGTTTGGGCAGCTTTCTTGGACAAGTTGCTAAACGTTTGGGAGCAGGCAAAGTATTGGGGACTGTTGGAAGCCAAGAGAAGGCTAAGCTTGCCGCTTCCTTCGGATATGACGAATTATTTGTCCGATCTGATTTTGTTGAGCAGACTCTGAAGGCTACAGGACAAAAAGGCGTTCATGCTGTCTTTGACCCGGTCGGGGGAAGCATGCGTAAACAAAGCTTAGAGGTGCTTCGCCCGTTAGGCCATTTGATTGTTGTTGGAAACGCCAGCGGTGATCAGGATGTCTCGCATTCTTTTAACCAAATATGGTTTTCCAACAAGCAGTCCGCTGGTTTTACATTAGGCGGATACGCTGAAAGCAATCCTGCAGAGACCGGGAAAGCGGCACGGGAAGCGTTAGGCATGCTGGCAAGAAAAGAAATCCGTGCTGAGATTCACGGCGTGTATCCTCTGGAAAAGGCCGCAGAAGCTCTTGCACTTTTAGAACAAAAAAACACTGTCGGCAAACTGGTTTTGCAAGTATAG
- a CDS encoding MerR family DNA-binding transcriptional regulator produces MRPKKMAATFMISPSTLRNYEANGLIPPAERSANGYRFYSDLHATYLACIQALAPAFGMEVTTEVLHYLQRDKIHNALWAIREKEVVLYDDKERLEKLIEDIRLQANENISPYAKERFTINEVSELTKIPKSTIRYWEKAGYVAADRDPENHYRYYDGGHLQKMWLLQVLQNSVYSEETVKYKQSIAATEHVDLQSIMKLAENIRTYLDKRIDSQMCGISRLYKLIQLIKSPI; encoded by the coding sequence ATGCGTCCAAAAAAAATGGCAGCAACATTCATGATTAGCCCCAGCACCTTACGTAACTATGAAGCCAATGGCCTCATCCCTCCTGCGGAAAGATCAGCGAACGGCTATCGGTTTTATTCGGACCTGCATGCAACTTACTTGGCCTGTATTCAAGCCTTGGCCCCGGCATTCGGGATGGAAGTGACAACTGAGGTGCTTCATTATCTTCAGCGGGACAAGATACATAACGCTTTGTGGGCCATCAGGGAAAAGGAAGTCGTTTTATACGACGATAAAGAGAGATTGGAGAAGTTGATCGAAGATATCCGGCTACAAGCGAATGAAAATATATCTCCATATGCCAAAGAGCGCTTTACCATCAATGAAGTATCCGAGTTGACGAAAATACCTAAATCAACGATCCGTTATTGGGAAAAAGCAGGTTATGTAGCAGCAGACCGAGATCCTGAAAACCATTATCGTTATTACGATGGAGGTCATCTGCAAAAAATGTGGTTGCTCCAAGTGCTGCAAAACTCCGTTTATTCAGAGGAAACCGTGAAATATAAGCAGTCGATTGCCGCCACCGAACATGTGGATCTCCAAAGTATCATGAAGCTGGCCGAGAATATCCGGACTTACCTAGATAAGAGGATCGATTCTCAAATGTGTGGAATATCAAGGTTATACAAATTAATTCAATTGATAAAATCACCGATCTAA
- a CDS encoding DUF6022 family protein encodes MNKQFPNFHQDMTIKEMGEAANRYIESEWKPLYEVMHKDLTAAFPEIEDAAYGLYLDGLMPVIFEQLESAGYSAMEKLEENDFVIGKCLIFRNSLEKWGTEDNRSRIFWNVVRDRQGNPLGTLLTEIPHSHLKFDIPSAPVVYSLPEILKDKIVQRVREIKESELKTGE; translated from the coding sequence ATGAATAAACAGTTCCCGAATTTCCACCAAGACATGACAATAAAAGAAATGGGTGAAGCGGCCAATCGTTATATTGAGTCCGAATGGAAGCCCTTGTACGAAGTGATGCATAAGGACTTGACGGCAGCTTTTCCGGAAATAGAAGATGCGGCTTACGGCCTTTATTTGGACGGTCTGATGCCGGTCATATTCGAACAACTGGAAAGTGCCGGTTATAGTGCGATGGAGAAGCTTGAGGAGAACGATTTCGTCATCGGAAAGTGCTTGATTTTCAGAAACTCCCTTGAGAAATGGGGCACGGAAGATAACAGATCGAGAATATTTTGGAACGTGGTCCGTGACAGGCAAGGCAATCCGTTAGGTACTTTGCTTACGGAAATTCCTCACTCCCATCTGAAATTCGACATTCCTTCGGCACCAGTCGTTTATTCACTACCTGAGATTCTCAAGGATAAGATCGTGCAAAGGGTTAGGGAAATTAAAGAATCCGAGCTAAAAACGGGAGAATAG